One genomic window of Choloepus didactylus isolate mChoDid1 chromosome 27, mChoDid1.pri, whole genome shotgun sequence includes the following:
- the LOC119520971 gene encoding olfactory receptor 5 produces the protein MERSVELGNMTRVQEFVLLGLSTRMGIRDALFSVFLTLYLLTLLENTLIIYLICSHSELHKPMYFFLGNLSCLEMCYVSVTMPSLLVGLWTGPCHVPFTACMTQLFFFISLICTECTLLASMAYDRYVAICSPLHYPLLMRPQVCLGLSLSSWLGGLLVSVIKTACIASLSYCGPNVLNHFFCDVSPLLNLSCTHVSLTELVDFVSAIVILWGSLLVAMASYVAIGRAVLHMPSAAARRKAFSTCTSHVVVVGIFYSATLFIYARPSRIEAMDLNKVLSVIYTVVTPMCNPIIYCLRNKEVQAALGRTLHGS, from the coding sequence ATGGAGAGGTCTGTAGAGTTGGGCAATATGACCAGAGTCCAGGAGTTTGTCCTGCTCGGTTTGTCCACTAGGATGGGCATAAGAGATGCCCTGTTTTCTGTCTTCCTGACCCTCTACCTGCTGACCCTCCTGGAGAACACGCTCATCATCTACCTCATCTGCAGCCACAGTGAGCTCCACAagcccatgtacttcttcctgggCAACCTGAGCTGCCTGGAGATGTGCTACGTGTCAGTGACCATGCCCAGCCTGCTTGTGGGGCTGTGGACTGGACCCTGCCATGTGCCCTTCACAGCTTGCATGACCCAACTTTTCTTCTTCATCTCCCTCATCTGCACAGAGTGCACCCTGCTGGCCtccatggcctatgaccgctacgtGGCCATCTGCAGCCCCCTCCACTACCCGCTGCTCATGCGGCCCCAAGTCTGCCTGGGCTTGTCCTTGTCCTCATGGCTTGGTGGGCTGCTGGTCTCAGTGATAAAAACAGCTTGCATTGCTAGCCTCTCCTACTGTGGCCCCAACGTCCTCAACCACTTCTTTTGTGATGTCTCCCCTCTGCTCAACCTATCCTGCACCCACGTGTCCCTGACGGAGCTGGTGGACTTCGTCTCTGCCATCGTCATCCTCTGGGGCTCCCTGCTTGTAGCCATGGCCTCATACGTGGCCATCGGCAGGGCTGTGCTCCACATGCCCTCAGCAGCTGCCCGCCgcaaggccttctccacctgcacCTCCCACGTGGTTGTTGTGGGCATCTTCTACTCAGCCACTCTCTTCATCTATGCTCGTCCCAGCCGCATCGAAGCCATGGACCTCAACAAGGTATTGTCGGTCATCTACACGGTGGTTACACCCATGTGCAACCCCATCATCTACTGCCTGAGGAACAAGGAGGTCCAGGCAGCTCTTGGTAGAACCTTGCATGGGTCCTGA